A window from Populus trichocarpa isolate Nisqually-1 chromosome 3, P.trichocarpa_v4.1, whole genome shotgun sequence encodes these proteins:
- the LOC7465494 gene encoding PLAT domain-containing protein 3, which translates to MKGTLCLSIIFIALFFSADANGFYGGGGGDCVYALYVKTGSIMKAGTDSKISLTLGDAQGRSVWVPDLQSWGLMEPKHDYYERANLDIFSGRGPCISAPICRLNLTSDGQGSHHGWYCDYVEVTSTGPHKECSQTIFYVDQWLAADVPPFKLTALLDGCRIGDDALKKGKNGKFAVENVRGSAFS; encoded by the exons atgaagggaaCTCTCTGCTTATCAATAATTTTCATCGCTCTCTTCTTCTCTGCAGACGCTAATGGCTTCTAT ggcggcggcggcggcgatTGTGTATACGCACTCTACGTAAAGACTGGATCAATAATGAAGGCAGGAACAGACTCAAAAATCAGCCTGACACTAGGAGACGCACAAGGCCGATCAGTATGGGTTCCAGACCTTCAATCATGGGGTTTAATGGAGCCCAAACACGACTACTACGAGCGTGCTAACCTTGACATCTTTAGTGGCCGCGGTCCGTGCATCAGTGCACCCATATGCCGCCTAAACTTGACCTCTGATGGCCAAGGGTCTCACCATGGCTGGTACTGTGACTACGTGGAAGTCACCTCCACAGGACCACACAAGGAGTGTAGCCAGACTATCTTTTATGTTGATCAATGGCTGGCTGCTGATGTTCCACCCTTTAAGCTAACCGCCTTGCTTGATGGATGCAGAATCGGGGATGATGCcttgaagaagggaaaaaatggGAAGTTTGCTGTGGAGAATGTTAGAGGATCTGCTTTTTCTTGA
- the LOC7465493 gene encoding autophagy-related protein 3 isoform X1 has protein sequence MVLSQKIHEAFKGTVERITGPRTVSAFKEKGVLSVSEFILAGDNLVSKCPTWSWESGEPSKRKPYLPAEKQFLITRNVPCLRRAASVEEDYEAAGGEVLLDNEDNDGWLATHGKPKETKGDEDENVPSMEALDISVKRIPIQTNPSYFGGEEEDIPDMADFEDPDNLIESDPATLQTTYLVAHEPDDDDNILRTRTYDVSITYDKYYQTPRVWLTGYDESRMLLEPELVLEDVSQDHARKTVTIEDHPHLPGKHASVHPCRHGAVMKKIIDVLMSRGVEPEVDKYLFLFLKFVASVIPTIEYDYTMDFDLGSSSS, from the exons ATGGTTCTATCACAGAAGATTCACGAAGCATTCAAAGGAACAGTGGAGAGAATCACAGGTCCACGCACTGTTTCTGCCTTTAAAGAGAAAGGCGTTCTTAGTGTCAGCGAATTCATTCTCGCCGGTGACAATCTCGTCTCTAAATGCCCCACTTGGTCCTG GGAATCTGGTGAGCCGAGCAAGAGGAAGCCTTACTTGCCTGCAGAGAAACAGTTTCTGATTACTCGAAATG TTCCTTGTCTACGAAGAGCTGCGTCTGTAGAAGAAGATTATGAAGCTGCTGGAGGTGAAGTTCTACTTGATAATGAAGATAATGATGGATGGCTAGCAACTCATGGGAAACCTAAAG AAACTAAAGGTGACGAGGATGAGAATGTGCCTTCAATGGAGGCTCTAGATATCAGTGTTAAAAGAATTCCTATCCAAACAAACCCTTCATACTTTGGGGGAGAGGAGGAAGATATTCCTGACATGGCAGACTTTGAAGACCCTGACAATCTAATCGAATCAGATCCT GCAACACTTCAGACTACGTATCTAGTGGCTCACGAacctgatgatgatgataacattCTACGCACTCGAACATATGATGTCAGCATCAC GTAcgataaatattatcaaactcCTCGTGTATGGCTTACTGGATATGATGAG TCAAGGATGCTTTTGGAACCAGAGCTTGTACTTGAAGATGTTAGCCAAGACCATGCACGCAAAACG GTAACTATTGAAGACCATCCTCACTTACCTGGGAAGCATGCATCAGTGCATCCTTGCCGACATGGGGCTGTAATGAAGAAAATTATTGATGTTCTAATGTCACGCGGAGTTGAGCCAGAAGTTGacaa gtaccttttcttatttttgaaatttgtagCCTCTGTAATTCCAACCATTGAATATGATTACACCATGGATTTCGATCTTGGTAGCTCAAGTAGCTGA
- the LOC7465495 gene encoding splicing factor-like protein 1 translates to MDQTPNPHFQTPQDQSNPPPPPPPPPPETLDFIPVCPNSPPPPPAEEPQFPDPQNPHKTLISNPPQIAPENGHNPQTTTPKPEIPKSLLSENGVANTNSGDRDCSGGEEETTSRRRRRSRWDPPADAGADGSNNNDSGSGTRKRKSRWADDEPKPVIQLPDFMKDFTGGIEFDPEIQALNARLLEISRMLQSGLPLDDRPEGARSPSPEPIYDNMGIRINTREYRARERLNKERQEIISQIIKRNPAFKPPADYRPPKLQKKLYIPMKEYPGYNFIGLIIGPRGNTQKRMERETGGKIVIRGKGSVKEGRLQQKRDLKPDPSENEDLHVLVEAETQEALDAAAGMVEKLLQPVDEVLNEHKRQQLRELAALNGTIRDEEYCRLCGEPGHRQYACPSRTSTFKSDVLCKICGDGGHPTIDCPMKGTAGKKMDDEYQNFLAELGGTMPESATKQTATLALESSGSGNNPPWAGSNTGGLGSANQAGLGANGLKPKEYDDTNLYIGYLPPNLDDDGLIGLFSSFGEIVMAKVIKDRITGLSKGYGFVKYCDVQMANNAIASMNGYRIDGRTIAVRVAGKPPQPTVPPGPPTSTMPAYPIPTQPLGGAYPSQQFTAGGPLPNGPPTSYVGAHASYRGTPVPWGPPVPSPYGPYAPPPPPPPPGSTMYPPIPGQPIPPYGVQYPLPVQPVPSGTLTQTVACSEAQQSYPPGVPSENSLSAPLAASNVYGHSIGYSSYYSAVPPPPPPPATDHSQGMGNVPWASNSTMPPPHSSSAEKARYGADAEYAKFMAEMK, encoded by the coding sequence atggatcAAACCCCAAACCCTCATTTTCAAACCCCACAAGACCAATCcaatccaccaccaccaccaccaccaccaccaccggaAACCCTAGATTTCATCCCCGTTTGCCCTAACTCGccccctcctcctccagctGAAGAACCTCAATTTCCCGATCCCCAAAACCCACACAAAACCCTAATCTCCAATCCTCCCCAAATTGCCCCTGAAAATGGCCACAATCCCCAAACTACCACACCAAAACCCGAGATCCCCAAGTCCTTACTCTCCGAAAATGGCGTCGCTAACACAAACAGTGGTGACAGAGACTGCTCTGGTGGAGAGGAGGAAACCACCAGCCGACGCCGCCGTCGCAGTCGTTGGGACCCACCGGCGGATGCTGGTGCCGATGGTAGTAACAATAATGATTCGGGTAGCGGCACGAGGAAGCGAAAATCGAGGTGGGCTGACGACGAGCCAAAGCCCGTGATTCAGTTACCTGATTTTATGAAAGATTTTACTGGAGGTATTGAATTTGATCCGGAAATTCAAGCTTTGAATGCTAGGCTATTGGAGATTAGCAGGATGTTGCAGTCTGGTTTGCCTCTTGATGATAGACCTGAAGGAGCTAGATCTCCTTCACCTGAACCAATTTATGATAATATGGGAATTAGGATTAACACTAGAGAGTATAGGGCAAGAGAAAGATTGAACAAAGAAAGACAAGAGATTATTTCGCAGATTATTAAGAGAAACCCGGCCTTTAAACCGCCAGCAGATTATAGGCCCCCCAAGCTTCAAAAGAAGCTTTATATACCTATGAAAGAGTATCCAGgctataattttattggtttgattATTGGGCCAAGAGGGAATACCCAGAAGAGAATGGAGAGGGAGACAGGTGGTAAAATTGTTATTAGAGGTAAGGGGTCAGTGAAGGAAGGGAGATTGCAGCAGAAGAGGGATCTGAAACCAGATCCATCAGAGAATGAGGATTTGCATGTTTTGGTCGAGGCGGAGACACAGGAGGCATTGGATGCTGCTGCAGGGATGGTTGAGAAGTTGTTGCAACCTGTGGATGAAGTCTTGAATGAGCATAAGAGGCAGCAGCTTAGGGAACTTGCTGCTTTGAATGGAACAATTAGGGATGAGGAGTATTGTAGGCTATGTGGTGAGCCAGGCCATAGGCAGTATGCATGCCCTTCGCGGACCTCTACGTTTAAGAGTGATGTGCTTTGTAAGATTTGTGGCGATGGTGGACATCCAACCATTGATTGTCCCATGAAGGGAACAGCTGGGAAGAAAATGGATGATGAGTATCAGAACTTTTTGGCTGAGTTAGGTGGGACTATGCCTGAATCTGCAACTAAGCAAACTGCTACCTTAGCTTTGGAGTCAAGTGGTTCTGGAAACAATCCTCCCTGGGCTGGTAGTAATACCGGGGGTCTTGGTAGTGCGAATCAAGCAGGGCTGGGAGCAAATGGGCTCAAACCTAAAGAATATGATGATACGAATTTGTATATTGGTTACTTGCCACCCAATCTTGATGATGATGGTTTGattggtttgttttcttcttttggtgAAATCGTGATGGCCAAGGTGATTAAGGATCGGATTACTGGATTGAGTAAAGGTTATGGTTTTGTGAAGTATTGTGATGTTCAAATGGCTAATAATGCAATCGCAAGCATGAATGGTTATCGCATTGATGGTCGAACCATTGCTGTGAGAGTTGCTGGTAAGCCACCTCAGCCTACTGTCCCGCCAGGTCCTCCAACATCAACCATGCCCGCATACCCTATCCCAACTCAACCACTTGGTGGTGCCTATCCCTCGCAGCAGTTTACAGCAGGTGGTCCCCTTCCAAATGGTCCACCTACCAGCTATGTCGGGGCGCACGCCAGCTATAGAGGAACTCCGGTTCCATGGGGACCACCAGTTCCCTCTCCTTATGGTCCTtatgctcctcctcctcctcctcctcctcctgggTCAACCATGTACCCTCCCATTCCTGGACAGCCTATACCTCCTTATGGTGTGCAATATCCTCTACCAGTGCAGCCAGTTCCCTCGGGCACACTGACTCAGACCGTGGCATGTAGTGAGGCTCAACAAAGCTACCCACCAGGAGTGCCATCTGAAAACAGCTTATCTGCTCCACTTGCAGCCTCAAATGTGTATGGGCACTCGATTGGTTATTCATCTTATTACAGTGcagttcctcctcctcctcccccccCAGCAACAGACCATTCACAGGGAATGGGTAATGTGCCTTGGGCCTCAAACTCGACCATGCCACCTCCACATTCTTCTTCTGCAGAGAAAGCAAGATATGGTGCAGATGCAGAGTATGCGAAGTTTATGGCAGAGATGAAATGA
- the LOC7465493 gene encoding autophagy-related protein 3 isoform X2, translating into MVLSQKIHEAFKGTVERITGPRTVSAFKEKGVLSVSEFILAGDNLVSKCPTWSWESGEPSKRKPYLPAEKQFLITRNVPCLRRAASVEEDYEAAGGEVLLDNEDNDGWLATHGKPKETKGDEDENVPSMEALDISVKRIPIQTNPSYFGGEEEDIPDMADFEDPDNLIESDPATLQTTYLVAHEPDDDDNILRTRTYDVSITYDKYYQTPRVWLTGYDESRMLLEPELVLEDVSQDHARKTVTIEDHPHLPGKHASVHPCRHGAVMKKIIDVLMSRGVEPEVDKKKKLLICNINPQ; encoded by the exons ATGGTTCTATCACAGAAGATTCACGAAGCATTCAAAGGAACAGTGGAGAGAATCACAGGTCCACGCACTGTTTCTGCCTTTAAAGAGAAAGGCGTTCTTAGTGTCAGCGAATTCATTCTCGCCGGTGACAATCTCGTCTCTAAATGCCCCACTTGGTCCTG GGAATCTGGTGAGCCGAGCAAGAGGAAGCCTTACTTGCCTGCAGAGAAACAGTTTCTGATTACTCGAAATG TTCCTTGTCTACGAAGAGCTGCGTCTGTAGAAGAAGATTATGAAGCTGCTGGAGGTGAAGTTCTACTTGATAATGAAGATAATGATGGATGGCTAGCAACTCATGGGAAACCTAAAG AAACTAAAGGTGACGAGGATGAGAATGTGCCTTCAATGGAGGCTCTAGATATCAGTGTTAAAAGAATTCCTATCCAAACAAACCCTTCATACTTTGGGGGAGAGGAGGAAGATATTCCTGACATGGCAGACTTTGAAGACCCTGACAATCTAATCGAATCAGATCCT GCAACACTTCAGACTACGTATCTAGTGGCTCACGAacctgatgatgatgataacattCTACGCACTCGAACATATGATGTCAGCATCAC GTAcgataaatattatcaaactcCTCGTGTATGGCTTACTGGATATGATGAG TCAAGGATGCTTTTGGAACCAGAGCTTGTACTTGAAGATGTTAGCCAAGACCATGCACGCAAAACG GTAACTATTGAAGACCATCCTCACTTACCTGGGAAGCATGCATCAGTGCATCCTTGCCGACATGGGGCTGTAATGAAGAAAATTATTGATGTTCTAATGTCACGCGGAGTTGAGCCAGAAGTTGacaa aaaaaagaagCTGCTTATATGCAATATCAACCCGCAATAA